In one Colletotrichum destructivum chromosome 2, complete sequence genomic region, the following are encoded:
- a CDS encoding Putative dehydrogenase, E1 component, transketolase-like, pyrimidine-binding protein yields MSLPQHPVNKNTTGLLHQWHSQILATEWQISPVDSFLHGGSADYVDEMYAAWRADPSSVHVSWHSYFRKMEDPSIHSSRAFQPPPGLLPERHTPALTPASGIQSSSSTNYLKAQNIVRAFEQHGHTAAKINPLGDVGNTIVQPHADIPSASNLHKYGFSAADLDREIPLGPDLLPQLAESRGSMKLRDIIAAYEDIYCGSFGVEYHHISDAAKRDWIRQRVEAYPQLAPSVEEKRHILDTLIWATTLERFLAAKFPNEKRFGLDGAEGLAAGLAALIDRSAEAHGVRDIVVGSCHRGRMNLMSTVYGKDFETLFRQFAGTETFDAAAGQTGDVKYHFGMDGHRTTAVEGKKVGISMLPNPSHLEAVDPVAQGKAKAVQHARTDDVDDQSGVMFLALHGDAAFAGQGPVYETLNLSGLAGYNVGGAVRLVVNNQIGFTTDAVDSRSTPYCTDLAKYVEAPVVHVNADDPEAVAFVARLAADWRAAFRCDIVVDVVCYRRFGHNEIDQASFTQPEMYRRIADQKPLLELYAEKLVREGAVSADAIEEQKAWVWEQLEEKLARSKQPAEETSSLEATEEPSQTPAAAAPTSTAVDESTISSVAQAITSVPDGFNLHRNLQRILAAKQQAIDTGVIDWATAEALAFGSLLLEGKPVRISGQDVERGTFSHRHSVLHDQVTHSEHTPLNNLNPQSRPEQPRQAAYTAVNSPLSEFGVLGFEYGYSLAALDALVVWEAQFGDFVNNAQVVVDQFIASGEAKWLLRSGLVVSLPHGYDGQGPEHSSARLGRFLELGSEDPRSWPVDLEAAQRGCNIRVVCMTTPANLFHALRRQVQSPGKKPLIVFFSKSLLRHPLARSSVQELMGTSTFQPVLADPEHEGGSLLPRDEIKRVILCSGQVYAALHKHREARKIWDVAITRVEELHPFPWAAVRKNLESYPAAETVVWAQEEPHNGGAWQYMRDRLETVTGESDVLRGRRILYAGRGTGAAAATGSKKVHQREEERLLEDAFGV; encoded by the exons ATGTCCCTACCTCAGCACCCTGTCAACAAGAACACAACGGGCCTCCTTCACCAGTGGCACTCGCAAATTCTCGCCACAGAATGGCAGATC AGCCCAGTAGATTCCTTCCTGCATGGCGGCTCGGCTGACTATGTCGACGAGATGTACGCCGCCTGGAGAGCCGACCCCTCGAGCGTTCACGTTTCGTGGCACTCATACTTTCGCAAGATGGAAGACCCCTCGATACACTCGTCGCGCGCATTCCAGCCACCGCCCGGTCTGCTGCCGGAACGACACACCCCAGCCCTGACGCCCGCTTCCGGTATCCAGTCAAGCAGCTCAACGAACTACCTCAAAGCTCAGAATATCGTCCGAGCATTCGAACAACACGGCCACACGGCCGCCAAGATCAACCCTCTGGGTGACGTCGGCAACACAATAGTACAGCCGCACGCCGATATCCCCAGCGCGTCAAACCTGCACAAGTACGGCTTCTCCGCCGCAGACCTGGACCGCGAGATTCCCTTAGGCCCAGACCTCCTCCCTCAGCTCGCTGAAAGCCGAGGGAGCATGAAACTCCgcgacatcatcgccgcctacGAGGACATCTACTGTGGCTCATTCGGCGTCGAGTACCACCACATCTCCGACGCGGCGAAGCGAGACTGGATCCGCCAGCGGGTTGAGGCGTACCCCCAACTCGCCCCCtcggtcgaggagaagaggcaCATCCTCGACACGCTTATCTGGGCGACGACCCTCGAGCGTTTCCTGGCGGCCAAGTTCCCCAACGAGAAGcgcttcggcctcgacggcgcagagggtctcgccgccggcctaGCCGCCCTCATCGACCGCTCCGCCGAGGCCCACGGCGTGCGGGATATCGTCGTCGGGAGCTGCCACCGCGGCCGGATGAACCTCATGAGCACCGTCTACGGTAAAGACTTTGAGACGCTGTTCCGCCAGttcgccggcaccgagacGTTTGATGCCGCGGCCGGGCAGACGGGCGATGTCAAGTACCACTTCGGCATGGACGGACACAGGACcacggccgtcgagggcaaAAAGGTCGGCATCTCCATGCTCCCCAACCCATCTCACCTCGAGGCTGTCGACCCCGTGGCCcagggcaaggccaaggccgtccaGCACGCCAGAaccgacgacgttgacgaccAGTCCGGCGTCATgttcctcgccctccacggcgacgccgccttcgccggtCAGGGCCCCGTGTACGAGACCCTCAACCTCTCGGGCCTCGCCGGATACAACGTCGGTGGCGCCGTCCGACTCGTCGTCAACAACCAGATCGGCTTCACgacggacgccgtcgactcCCGCTCGACGCCTTATTGCACCGACCTGGCCAAGTACGTAGAGGCGCCCGTCGTCCACGtcaacgccgacgacccGGAGGCCGTGGCCTTCGTCGCCCGGCTCGCCGCCGATTGGCGCGCTGCGTTCCGCTGCGACATCGTCGTTGACGTCGTCTGCTACCGCCGCTTCGGCCACAACGAGATCGACCAGGCGAGCTTCACGCAGCCCGAGATGTACCGGAGGATCGCCGACCAGAAACCCCTGCTCGAGCTctacgccgagaagctcgtccGCGAGGGGGCCGTgtccgccgacgccatcgaggagcAGAAGGCTTGGGTGTGGGAGCAGCTCGAAGAGAAGCTGGCGAGGAGCAAGCAGCCTGCAGAAGAGACTTCTTCTCTTGAAGCCACCGAAGAACCATCACAAACacccgccgctgctgctccgaCTTccacggccgtcgacgagtcTACCATATCTTCCGTGGCACAAGCAATCACTAGCGTCCCGGATGGATTCAACCTGCACCGTAACCTCCAACGGATCCTCGCCGCTAAGCAGCAGGCCATCGACACCGGAGTCATCGACTGGGCCACCGCAGAAGCCCTCGCCTTCGgttcgctgctgctggaagGCAAACCCGTCCGCATCAGCGGCCAGGACGTCGAGCGCGGTACCTTTTCCCACCGCCACTCGGTCCTCCACGACCAGGTCACCCACTCCGAGCACACGCCCCTAAACAACCTGAACCCACAGTCGAGACCGGAACAGCCCCGGCAGGCGGCGTACACGGCCGTCAACTCCCCCCTCAGCGAGTTCGGCGTGCTAGGGTTCGAGTACGGCTACTCCCTCGCGGCGCtggacgccctcgtcgtctgGGAGGCGCAGTTCGGCGACTTCGTCAACAACGCGcaagtcgtcgtcgaccagtTCATCGCCTCGGGTGAGGCCAAGTGGCTGCTGCGgtccggcctcgtcgtctcgcTGCCGCACGGGTACGACGGCCAGGGGCCGGAGCACTCCTCCGCGAGGCTGGGCCGGTTCCTGGAGCTGGGGAGCGAGGATCCGAGGAGCTGGCCTGTTGActtggaggcggcgcagaGGGGTTGTAATATTCGGGTCGTTTGtatgacgacgccggcgaacCTCTTTCACGCACTGAGGAGACAGGTTCAATCGCCCGGGAAGAAGC CCCTcattgtcttcttctccaagtctctcctccgccaccCCCTCGCCCGCTCATCCGTCCAAGAGCTGATGGGCACCTCCACTTTCCAACCCGTCCTCGCGGACCCGGAGCACGAAGGCggctccctcctccccagaGACGAGATCAAGCGCGTGATCCTCTGCAGCGGACAGGTCTACGCCGCGCTGCACAAGCACCGCGAGGCCAGGAAAATCTGGGACGTCGCCATCACACGGGTTGAGGAGCTGCACCCGTTCccctgggccgccgtccgcaAGAACCTGGAGTCGTACCCGGCTGCCGAGACGGTCGTGTGGGCGCAGGAGGAGCCgcacaacggcggcgcctggCAGTACATGCGCGATCGGCTTGAGACCGTGACGGGAGAGTCGGATGTGTTGAGGGGCCGGAGGATATTGTACGCCGGCCGAgggacgggggcggcggcggcgacggggtcGAAGAAGGTTCACcagcgggaggaggagaggttGCTCGAGGACGCGTTTGGCGTTTGA
- a CDS encoding Putative biotin/lipoyl attachment, 2-oxoacid dehydrogenase acyltransferase, catalytic, translating to MMRPQLQAVGRMAKPSTRLASVANSHIANAASKASSSRSLVTATRNTTTTTKTRSIPRAYPALAASQYRSFSTTRIQHGEVIITVPQMAESITEGTVASIGKQVGDRVEADEEVASIETDKIDVAVNAPEEGTIVELFVAEGDTVEVGQKLARMETGAAPADAKKDDAKPEKTQEKKPEPESKPESKPEPAAPAAQEQKKEPEAPKQQEAKKDTTTTTKPAPAPQKPADQPAVPFGSTGAFSRGERTEKLSRMRKTIASKLKQSQNMTASLTTINEVDMSALMAWRAKNKEDVMKRHGVRLGYMGAFTKATCLAAQQVPQLNASIDTEKEIITYRDYVDISIAVSAPKGLITPVLRNVDSLDIIGIERGVAELAAKARDSKLAMADLEGGNFSISNPGIFGSLFGTPVINYPQAAVFNMNGIKDRPVVVDGKLEIRPMMYITVTYDHRLIDGREAVTFLNIVKSYIEDPARLLLA from the exons ATGATGCGCCCCCAGCTccaggccgtcggccgcATGGCCAAACCCTCGACCAGACTGGCCTCTGTCGCCAACTCCcacatcgccaacgccgcctcAAAAGCATCGTCCTCCCGATCCCTGGTCACCGCGACACGAAacaccacgacgacgaccaagacgAGATCGATTCCCCGCGCGTaccccgccctcgccgcctcccagtACCGCTCCTTCAGCACGACGCGCATCCAGCACGGCGAGgtcatcatcaccgtcccGCAGATGGCCGAGTCCATCACCGAGGGCACCGTCGCCTCCATCGGCAAGCAGGTCGGCGATcgcgtcgaggccgacgaggaggtcgccaGCATCGAGACGGACAAGAttgacgtcgccgtcaacgccccGGAAGAGggcaccatcgtcgagctcttcgtcgccgagggcgacaccgtcgaggtcggccagAAGCTCGCCCGCATGGAGACCGGCGCCGCTCCGGCcgacgccaagaaggacgacgcgaagcccgagaagacccaggagaagaagcccgagcccgagagCAAGCCTGAGAGCAAAcccgagcccgccgccccggcggcccaggagcagaagaaggaaCCCGAGGCCCCCAAGCAgcaggaggccaagaaggatACCACCACGACCACCAAGCCCGCGCCCGCTCCCCAAAAGCCCGCCGACCAGCCCGCTGTTCCCTTCGGCTCGACCGGCGCCTTCTCCCGCGGCGAGCGCACCGAGAAGCTCTCGCGCATGCGCAAGACTATCGCCTCCAAGCTCAAGCAGTCCCAGAACATGACGGCCTCGTTGACCACTATCAACGAGGTCGACATGTCGGCCCTCATGGCCTGGCGCGCCAAGAACAAGGAGGACGTCATGAAGCGCCACGGCGTGCGCCTGGGATACATGGGCGCCTTCACCAAGgccacctgcctcgccgcccagcaggTGCCCCAGCTCAACGCCTCCATCGACacggagaaggagatcaTCACCTACCGCGACTACGTCGACATCAGCATCGCCGTGTCGGCGCCCAAGGGCCTCATCACCCCCGTCCTGCGCAACGTCGACTCCCTCGACATTATCGGCATTgagcgcggcgtcgccgagcttgcCGCTAAG GCTCGCGACAGCAAgctcgccatggccgacctcgagggcggcaactTCTCCATCAGCAACCCCGGCATCTTCGGCTCGCTCTTCGGTACCCCCGTCATCAACTACCcccaggccgccgtcttcaacaTGAACGGCATCAAGGAccgccccgtcgtcgtcgacggcaagctcgagATTAGGCCCATGATGTACATCACCGTCACCTACGACCACCGCCTCATCGATGGCCGCGAAGCTGTCACCTTCCTCAACATCGTCAAGAGCTATATCGAGGACCCCGCCCGCCTTCTCCTTGCATAA